Below is a window of Lentimicrobium sp. L6 DNA.
TTAATTTAGAAATATAATTATCTTTGAACCTATAACTCTAGAAAAGCCGCATGAAGGAAATCAAAAGAACATTCGATATTTTAAGCTATAACGAGATACATCAACCTCTCGACAAAGCACTGTCTATTAAGCGTAATGATCAGTGGGAATCTTATACTATTCAAGAATACAGAAAAAATGTAGATTTAATTAGTTATGGATTTATTGAGATGGGCTTCTCAAAGGGTGATAAAATTGCTACAGTCATTAATAATTGTCCAGAATGGAACTTTATCGATTTTGGGATGTCACAATTGGGACTGGTTCATGTTGGCATTTACCCTACCATTAGTGAAATAGAATATCTTCATATTCTAAAACACTCCGAGGCTAAAATTTTAATTGTCTCTTCCAAAGAAATTTACACCAAACTATTGCCTGTAATTTATCAGGCAGATAGCATTCAAGAGGTATATAGTATTGAGGATATTGCTGGTGTAAAAAGTCTTAATGATATTGTTTCTTTAGGGGAGAAGAATCAAGAGAAGTACAAGTTGGAATTAGTAGAAAGAAAAGCTTCTGTTTTGCCAGATGATTTATTGACATTAATATATACCTCAGGAACAACTGGTTTGTCAAAAGGAGTTATGCTTACCCATAAAAATGTGGTGAGTAATGTTGTTTTAGGCCTAGAATTCACTCAACCTTTGAAATATAAAGAAAGAGCATTTAGTTTCTTACCGATGTCACATGTTTTAGAAAGATGTGGGATTTACCTGTGGCAATATAAGGGTTTAGAGATTTATTATGCAGGAAGCATCGAGTCTATCGTTCCTGATATGCAAGAAGTACAGCCTCATACTTTTATTTCGGTTCCTCGTATTTTCGAAAAAATATATGACAAGATTATAAATACAGGTAGAGGGTTGAGTTTTGTAAAAAAGATGATTTTCTTTTGGGCAGTAAGAGTAGGGGATCAGTATCAGCCAAATCCTGAAGATCGTTCTGCTTTTTATAATTTTAAGTTAAAGATCGCTGATAAGTTGGTTTTGAATAAATGGAGAGCAGCCTTAGGTGGAAATGTAAAAGGAATTGTTTCTGGAGGAGCTGCTCTACAACCACGATTGGCCAGAGCTTTTTGGGCAGCCGGAATTAAGGTGCAAGAAGGTTATGGTTTAACTGAAACTTCTCCCATAGCTACCGCAAATGGTTTTGAGTCTCCAAATGTATTATTTGGTTCTGTGGGTTATATTAATGATAGCGTTCAGGTGAAGATAGCTGAAGATGGTGAAATCTTGCTCAAGGGTGATAATGTGATGGTTGGCTATTATAAGGAGCCAGAACTAACTGCAGAAGCCTTAAAAGATGGCTGGTTTCATACGGGCGATATCGGGAAAATAGAAGGTCGTTTTCTTTATATCACCGATAGGAAAAAAGAAATTTTCAAATTATCGGGTGGTAAATATGTGGCTCCTCAAGCTGTTGAGAATGTATTTAAAGAATCGAATTTTATTGAGCAATTAATGGTGATTGGTGAAAACCAGAAATTCACAGCAGCTCTGATAGTACCCGATTTTAACTTCCTTCATAACTGGTGTACTATACATGTGGTGGAGTTTAGAGATAATGAGGAGCTTATTAAAAATCCTATTATTGTTGCTCGTATTCAAAGAGAAGTAGATAAATATAATGCGCAGCTCGACCATATTGCCAAAATTAAAACATTCAGAATTGTGGCTGATGAATGGACGCCAGATACGGGAATGCTTTCTCCAACATTAAAATTGAAAAGAAAGAAGGTAGTCGCTAAATATGAAGAGGAAATAAATAGTATATATCAATCATAATGACAAAGAATCCAATATTATCTTATCTGAAACAGCATGTCAATAAACCTATAACTAAAAGCATGTCTCCATCGGCCTTGTGGCTGAAAGGCTTTTTAGTGAACGTAGAAGAAGGTTTTGCTGAAATTGAATACACGGTAAGAAAAGAAATGACTAATCCATTAGGCACACTGCAAGGCGGTGTAATGGCTGCGTTGATAGATGATACCATGGGTATGGCCCTTTTTACCTTGTCGCAAAAAAAACTTGTTTACTACAACCAACCTGAATGTGAATTATCTTTATGGTGCCAAAGAGGGTGAAAAAGTATTGGTTAAAGCAAAAGTGGTAAGAATTGGTAAAAAGATAGCCAACATTGAATGTAAGGTGATGAATGAGGAGGGTGATATTATTAGTACAGCCACCAGTAACTTGGTGGTAACTAGTATAAAGATTAATAGTGCTATTCCTGAATAGTAATAACAAATGTACATCAAAATACTCCTTAAAGCATTTTGCTAGTTATATTGGTAAATACCGATATATAATCAAGCTATCCTTTTATCAAAACTAATTTAAGGCACATTTCTATTTGTCATTGGTATAAATTCATTAACCATAAAAAAAGGGAGCAATTTTGCTCCCTTTTTTTTATTATTTAAACTCTATCAGTAATTGTCCTTTTCTGACAATATCACCAGGTTTACAATGGATTTTTTTAATCTCTCCACCAATAAAACTAGTGATCTGATTTTTCATCTTCATGGCTTCCAGAATTAATAAATCTTGGCCAATTTCAATGGTCTGTCCTTCTTCTACAAAAATCTCGAAGATAGTACCAGGAATAGCTGCAGGAAGTTCCTTTACATTTTCTGGTATGTAGGGCTTTCTGTTCTTGTAGCTTTCGGGTACTTCAGTAATATATATAGAGTTATCTACATTAAACTCGCTATACTGAGTTTCCTTTGACTTATCATCTTTACTCATTAGCTTATGTTTTAGAATGGTGGAACACCATGTTTCTTTTTAGGAGTCTGAACATCTTTCGAAGAACTAATTTCAAGAGCATGAACAATCATTTTTCTAGTTTCTTCTGGCTCAATTACCGCATCAACATAACCATAGGCTGCTGCTACGTATGGATTAGCAAACTTCTGTTTGTACTCTTCCACTTTCTGTAATCTTACTTTTTCAGGATCTTCAGCATTTTTAATTTCATTTCTGAAAATAATATTTGCAGCACCTTCAGGTCCCATAACAGCAATCTCTGCCATTGGCCAAGCAAATACGAAGTCAGCTCTTAAGTGATGACTGCACATGGCGATATATCCTCCTCCATAAGCTTTTCTCATTATTACAGTCAGTTTGGGAACTGTAGCTTCAGAATAAGCATAAAGAATTTTAGCACCATGACGAATAACACCAGCATGCTCTTGATCTACTCCAGGTAAGTAACCAGGAAGGTCAACCAGTGTTAATAGTGGAATATTAAATGCATCACAATAACGGATAAAACGGGCGGCTTTATCAGAAGAGTCTACATCAAGAACCCCGGCTAAAAAGGCTGGCTGGTTCCCTACGATACCAATAGTTTCTCCATCAATACGAGTGAAGCCAATAACAATGTTTTTTGCAAAATGCTCTTGGATCTCAAAGAACTCAGAGTTGTCACAAATCGCCTTCACTACATCTCTTACATCATATGGCATTTTCGGATCTGTTGGCATAATTTCATCCAACTTATATGTTCTTGTTCTTGGTGGCTTTTTAGGAAAGCGATCGGGCTTTTTGGTATTATTCCAAGGGATGTAAGTACATAATTGCTTAATTTGTCCAAAACACTCTTGCTCACTTTCTGCATAGAAATGAGCGTTTCCTGTTTTGGCAGCATGTACATATGCACCACCAAGGGCTTCCATACTAATTTCCTCACCAAGCACTGTTTTAATCACTTCAGGACCTGTAATAAACATTTTGGATATCTTGTCTACTACGAATACAAAATCGGTTAAAGCAGGACTATAAACAGCGCCACCGGCGCAGGGTCCTAAAATAACAGATATCTGAGGGATAACCCCAGATGCTTGAGTATTTCTAAAAAATATTTCACCATAACCAGCCAAGGAGTTAACCCCTTCTTGAATACGTGCTCCACCAGAATCGTTGATTCCAATGATTGGCACCTTCATTTTCATGGCATGGTCCATGATTTTAGTGATTTTCTTTGCGTGCATATACCCCAAAGAACCACCAGCAACGGTGAAATCCTGTGCGTAAATACATACAGGATGAGCTCCTAGTGTACCTGTTCCAGTGATTACTCCATCACCAGCGAGGTATTTTTTATCCATGTCAAAATCTTTTGCAGCATGTTCTACAAATAGATCATATTCATGGAAGGATTTTGGATCGAGAATGGCAACAATACGCTCACGGGCAGTTAATTTACCTACGGCTTTTTGTTTTTCAATAGCCTTGGATCCCCCACCAGACAAGGCGTTTTTCATTCTCTCTCTTAAATCTAAAGACTTCTGTTTAATAGACATATTTTCCTTTTTTGATTCAGAATTTGTTGTTCAATCCAATTCCGCAATAACCTAGCAAAATTAAGAGATTTTACAAATAAAACAATAATATTTCTGTTAGTTAGGTAACAGCAGAACTTTTTTTGATGTAATGATGTCTTAAGATTAAATAGGATTTGGAACTCTAATCTTTGGCTTTTCAGCTACTGACAATGATATGCCAACTATTATATTTATTTATTTTAGATGGAATATTCTAAAATTATTAAGCTCAAAAAAAAATGATTTCTCAGCATCTGAGAAATCATTTGTATATTTTTATTGAATAATACTATTCAGCATTCTCCGTTGGAGGAACCATATTTGATGGAATTGGCTGAGCATTTTCAATTTGTTCCCTAAGTTCAGTATCGATAATATCACCATTGTTTACTGATCTTGGAATAACGAAAATAGAGAATAAACTCAATACTAATAGAACTAAAGCTAGAGTCCATGTTGATTTCTCTAAGAAATCAGCAGTTTTTCTTACTCCTAAATACTGATTGTTTCCAGCAAAGTTGGAAGCTAATCCACCACCCTTAGAGTTTTGAACCAAAACTACTAACATTAATAAGATACAAGTGATTAAAATTAAAACTGATACAATTATATACGCACCCATGGCTATTCTTTTTTCTAATTATTTTTACTCAATTCTTGAATTTGGGCTGCAAAGTAAGTACTTTTTTCTGGATTTTTCAAAATTAATTTTTGATAAATTTCTAGGGCCTTAGTTATATTGCCTTGTTGCTTATGAATCTGTGCCAGAGTCTCTGTCACGAAAAAATCATCTTCGTCAATTGTACTATCTACAGCATCTTTATATGGATCGTGGAAATCTTTTTTATTTGGTCGAGTGATGCTTGGTTGAGCTTCAATAAAACGATCAATGAGCTGAGCTTTTAAAATATTTGTCTGGGTAGGCTCCACTGTTTCGCTTTTTCCTTCTTGTACATCTCTCTTTTCTGCTTCTATTTCTGCCAACCTTTTCCTAACTAATTTTAATAGTTCGGCTTTGGACTTGCTGGCTTGTTTTTTCTTCTTTTCCTCTGCAAGATCTATTTGACTTTCTTCGGACACATATAATTGTTGAACTTTTTGGGTTTTTTCTGGAGGAGTCTGTATAATTAGCTTTGGCGTTTTTATTTGAGAGACCTCCCCTGAGATCTCCTCTGATTCTAGCTCTTTCTCTGGGCTATAGTCTTCCTTTTCTTCTACGGTTTCATCTGATGGCTTGGAGATATGAACTCTAGCTTTTGTATGAATAGGTTCTGTTTCTATTTCTGGAGGATTCATATCCTCTTCTTGAATCATAAAATCTATCCAATACTTTAGTTTTCTTCTGTCTGAAGCATGAAAAGCAGCTTTGTGTAGATGTTTCTGATACCTAAAATCGTCTAAAATCAGCAAATTCAAAGCAAATAGAATTCTGAAATTCTCCACATATGGATAACTGGAAATTAATTTCTCCAAATCCTTTAAACTATCTTCTGATAATAGTTTGGGGTTATCCAGTAAACGATAATAGTGTGCTTTGTTCATATTACCAATTTACAACGGCTTTATTAAAAATATCATCTACCAACATTTCATTAATGATTTCTATTTGTGCATCCTGAACAGAATTTAAATCCTGAGAGGATGGGTAGTCATTATATCTGCTGAAAGTGGTTTCGTAGTTTTTATCAGGCTCAATCAGGTTGGTGAATTTTATCTTTACCGAAATATTGAGCCTGTTTAAAGCCGCTTGCTCATTACTTGTTACCGCTTGCGGAGAAGTGGAATAGTCTGTTATAAAGCCTTCTATTTGCAGGTCGCCATTATTTCTAACTAATACTAAGCTTGTTTGACTCGAAAAGCGATCCTTAATTTCTGTTGTTAAAGATTCGCTTAAGGTTGGAACAACAAAGCTGGCTTGATTGTCGATATATTGAATGCTAATGGTTTTTGCTTCTGGTGGAATCGAAGCTCCAGTAAAACTATAACTCACACATGATGAGATTCCCACCATCAATGTAAATAACAAAACTATAACACTAGTTTTCCCTATGATTTTTTTGGTCATTGTCATGAGTTAATGTCGTATTCTTTTATTTTTCTGTATAAAGTACGCTCACTGATTCCCAAATCATGAGCGGCATTTTTTCTTTTCCCATGGTGTTTCGACAAGGCTCTTCTAATAAGATCTTCCTCTTTTTTCTGAATAGACAGTGATTCTTCTATAACCTCAGCCTTTTGATCTAAAGTTTCAAATACTTGTTCGTGAAGATCTTCTTGGTAGGATCTAGAATCTTTACTATTAGATTCGTCACGCTGTGGGCTAAGAATGATATTATAATCCTGATCTATCTTTTTAAGAAGCTGATTACTTTCTTCCTTTGAAATAGAATTGCCACCTTGAATAATCTCTACCATTGTCTTTTTTAATTCTGAGATGTCCTTTTTCATATCAAAAAGCACCTTGTAAAGTAGATCTCTTTCCGATAATTTTTCATCTTCTTTCTTAGAATAGAGCACGGGTAATTCCTTGGAGTAAGACTGAGGGAGATATTTGGTAATGGTCATGGCATCAACTAGCCTATCCGTTTCGATGGTACTGATTTGTTCAGTAACATTTTTTAATTGACGAATATTTCCTTCCCAGCGGTATTTTTTCAATAATTCTTGTGCATCTTCATTTAGACGAACTATTGGCATTCTGTATTTTTCAGAAAAGTCGGAAGAGAATTTTCTAAATAACAGATAGATGTCGTCTTTACGCTCTCTTAAACTTGGAACTGCTATGGGGACCGAATTTAGTCGATAGAATAAGTCTTGACGGAACTTCCCATTACTGATGGCTTTTGGAATATCCACATTTGTTGCTGCAATTACTCTCACATTGGTTTTGTGCACTTTACTGCTTCCCACCTTCATAAACTCCCCGGTTTCTAAAACTCTTAACAAGCGAACCTGAGTGGAAACAGGCAGTTCTGCCACTTCGTCAAGGAAAATGGTTCCTCCATCAGCTACTTCGAAATATCCTTTTCTGGAATCACTAGCTCCAGTAAAGGCGCCTTTTTCGTGGCCAAATAGCTCGCTGTCTATGGTTCCTTCGGGAATAGCTCCGCAGTTGACGGCAATATAATGACCATGTTTGCGTGAACTCAATTGGTGAATGATTTTTGGAAAGACTTCTTTTCCTACTCCGCTTTCTCCTGTGATGAGCACGGATAAATCGGTTGGGGCTACTTGTGAAGCAATATTAATCGCCCTGTCAAGAAGAGGGGATGTTCCGATGATACCAAATCTTTGTTTGATGGTTTGTAACTCCATAGTATATATGAGGTGTTTGTTTTTGTAGAATCAATAAAAGTACAAATTAACAGAAAACTGACAAAATTTCAGGTATTTTAATTAAAAATGATTCCAATGTTATTTTAAGAAATGTTAAATTTTAAATTTTCTTTATTTTTTTTCAAAAAAAGTAGTGCTGAGTGGATAATTGTCTTATATTTGCCTCGATGCGTTAATTTTAAGTGGGAATAATAATTTGGCCTCCAATCGTTCTGATTGGAGGTTTTTTTATACCCCTGTGTAAGGTAGCCTTTGAATGATGGATCTTCCTAATGTAACCTCATCGGCGAACTCTATTTCATCACCAATAGCAACACCTCTAGCCAATGAACTCACTTTTGTTTTGCTTTCTTTAAGTTGCTTAAAAATGTAAAAATTGGTCGTGTCTCCTTCAACTGTCGCTGCTAAAGCAAAAATAACTTCCTCAATATTTTCTTCTTTAATTCGTGTTAAAAATGATCGGATTTCGAGGTCGGAAGGCGAAATTCCGTCCATTGGGCTTATTAATCCACCCAAAACATGGTATAATCCGGTAAATTGTCCGGTGTTTTCTATAGCCAAAACATCTCTTATGTCTTCTACAATACAAACTATTGAGGGGTCTCTTTTGGGATTAGAACAGATATTGCAAATTTCTTTTTCGGAAATATTATGACATTTATTGCAAAATCGCATCTCTTCACGCATTTTAATTAAACTTTCGCCGAGTCGCTTAACATGAGTTTTTTCTTGTTTTAAAAGATGTAGTGCCAGACGCATGGCGCTTCTCTTTCCTACGCCAGGTAGTTTGGAAAGTTCGTTTACGGCGTCTTCTAATAGATATGATGAGAAATGAAAATCCATTTTTATCGTTATATATGAAGTTTGAAAGGGAGGGAATTAGAGAATTCCTGAGAATGGTCTCTAATAGCTATCCTTTTTGTAACTTTGTTAATTGAAAAATTAAATGCAAAAATAAGAAAAGCATGCAAGTGAAACTTCTGAAATACATATTCTTTGGATTTATCCTAATAATGGGAAATCAGGTTCTCTTTTCTCAACAAAACCAGATCGATGAGATGGGAAGAAAGCAAGGAAAATGGGTAAAGTATAAAGATGGTGTTAAGTTTTATGAGGGGCAGTTTGAGGATGATCAACCTTTGGGTGAATTTCTACGCTATTATAAAAGTGGAAGATTGCAATCCAAGTCTTTGTATTCCCAAAATGGGTCTCATTGTTTGGTAGAGATGTTTTATGATGATAGAAAAAAGACTCCAAAAGCTAAAGGTTTATATATTGATCAAGTTAAGGACAGTTTGTGGCTTTTGTATAATAGCGATGGTGTATTGGTAAATGAGGAATACTATACAAAAGGGCAAGGGAATGGACTTTGGAAACTATATAATTATGTAGGAGCCCTTATGAAAGAAACCTCTTATGTGAATGGAAAAATTCATGGGGAACAAATTGAATATTTTGAGGAGGGTACTTTACAAAGAAAGATGACTTTTACTGAGGATGTACTCCATGGTGTCTTTGAAGTGTACTACCCTGAGAATAAAATACGTGTGGCAGGTGTATTTAAAGAAGGTATGCAAATAGGAGAATGGACATATTACGATGTGGATGGTTCCGTCTTATATATTGAGTACTACGAGGACGGTTCACTTATAAAGAGGTTGGATTCTGATGGAAAGCCAGTGGAAGTTGTACAAGTGATAGATACTATTGATATGGGTGTCACTCCTGAGGAATTGATGGAGATGAAGTAAGCTTCATTGTTATTAACAATGAATGCTTAAAACTGGTTTTGTTGACTGGGCAAGCATATCTTGAATACTTTGTGACCTTTTGGTGATTCTTTGTGATCCAGTTATACAGAGTCCACAAAGTACACTCAATGGTACTCAAAAATAGAAGAACAGTTACTAATCAGTAAGAAATATCAGTAAAATTGTTAGATTAAACAATTATACAACAGCGCGTCAAAATGAGAAATAGCCGATCGATATTCTAAAATTGGTTGATTTTTTTTGGCTCCCCAAGAGGAAGGACTATACAAAAAAATCATTTCTTATTGGCATTATAGTAATTTGATATTAGACTGATTACTTACGAAATACATATTAGAAAAGTAAAACACATATTTTTATTTGACAGTAAATCAGCAGATTGAAAGATTAAAGCAATGTGAAGGTTTGCCCTAGGTTTGTCGATTGAAAACGTAATAGGGAGTTGATTTAAAACTCCTCATTCAACAACCAGGCACTTTTGTTTTTGTTGGCTTGGAACCATTTAAGTTGCTCTACTGCTTTTTTACGATTGCTAAAATTTGCAGCGCTAATTCTGTATAGACCATTTTTATTTTGTCCGGCAATATAAGCTTCAAAACCTTCTGTTTCTAGTTCAGATAAAAGCTTATCCGCAAATTTCTTTTCGCCAAATGCACCGCAGATGATATGGAAAGATCCTTTAATGTTTTGGGTCTGCTCGTTAACTATCATTTCGGGTTCAGCTAGCACTGCTTCTTCGATGATTTTAATCGCTACGCGTTCTTTAGAAATGTCAGCAGTATTATCTTGTTTGGCCTCCTCCGTTTTTGTTTCTGAATCAGCAGGAACTGAGCTATCAGTTTCGATACTTATGATACTCGCTGATTGTTGAAAGTAATTTCCAATGGGTTCTTTAATGAACCATGCTAAAACACTCAGTATCATCAAAGGAAGAGCGATGGCTGCAATGCGCCTAATAATAGGAGCGCTGTTCTTAATTTTCTTTTTGGCTTCGGGATGCAGTGTAATAACAGGCTGGTGATTTCTATTTCTTAAAATAGGTTGAGCCATTATATCAGGCAAGCCAAAATAAGAATCATCGTAATTCACACTTAAATCAGGAGAAAATTCAATATGACCATTTCGGTTCATGGATAGAAGACCTAAGTTTTCAAAAGAAATCTTTCCTCCATCTTGAATCTCGGTTTGGCAAAAATCAGCGAAAGTTTCAATTAATTGTAGCGCTTCCTTATAATTATATTGGTTTTTCTTAACTAAACTATGTGCCAAGAAACCATCGTTGTCATTAATTTTAGAATTGAATGCAATATGACGGCCTGGAGGAGTCACTTTATAAGAAATAGCGTGTACTTTAGAAGAGTAGGAGTTGGTTAGAAAAGCACCCAAACCTGGGATAATCACCATTTCATTCTCTCTAACTAAATTGCCAATATGTGCAGCTAAATCCATCATTCACTTATACTAATAATTTCACAAAAATACAATCTATAATATTGGAAATCAAGACTTGTTTGTAAGTTTTGATAAATCCTCAGGCGTATCAACAGATAGGCCTTCAATATCGGTGAGGTTCATAGAGATTTCATATCCTGCCGAAAGCCATCTAAGTTGCTCTAGTGATTCTGCAATTTCTAAAGGAGCTTGTGGAAGTTTGCAAATTTCTTTTAATGTCTCCGTCCTATAAGCGTATAATCCAATGTGCTTATAAAATTCGTAAAAATCTAGATATTCCTCTTTTTCAACACCTCTTAAAAATGGAATCGCAGCTCTGCTAAAATATAGCGCTTTCTGATTCTCACCAATGACCACTTTAACGGAATTGGCGTTGAAAAGTTCCCCAATATCCTCAATTTTTTTAGCTAATGAACTTATTTGTGTTTCGCGATTGGCAAAGCTTTCCGTAACTTTCTCTATCTGAGATGGCTCAATATAAGGTTCGTCACCTTGAATATTTACCACTACATCAAAATTATCTTCTTGGTGACTCAAAACTTCATTACAACGGTCGGTTCCGCTCTGATGGTTTTCTGCAGTCATCATGACCTCCCCTCCCCATGATTTAACATGCTCGAAGATTCTTTGATCGTCAGTAGCAACGATAACTTTGTTCAGGGCTTTACAGCTTGCAGCTTGCTCGTAGACTCTCCTAATCATCGATTTGCCATAGATTAAGGCTAATGGTTTTCCAGGAAATCGTGTACTGGCATAGCGAGCAGGAATAACACCTAGTATCTTCATGATCTAGAATAAACCGTGAATTTCACCACTAATCTTTTCGATGATCATCCCTAAATCTTCAGGATTATTAGCGAAGTCGATATTATCAACATCAATGATTAATAATTTACCGTGGGTATAATTAGTAATCCATTCTTCGTAACGCTCGTTAAGCTTCTTGAGGTAATCAATACGAATAGACTCCTCGTAATCTCTTCCTCTAGAAGCAATTTGGCTCACCAAAGTAGATACACTGGCCCTTAAATAAATCAATAGATCTGGTGCTTCAATAAATGAACTCATCAACTCGAATAATGAAATGTAATTATCAAAATCACGAGTGGTCATCAGATTCATTTGATGTAAGTTGGGAGCAAATATATAAGCATCCTCATAAATGGTTCTATCTTGAATGATAGTTTTGTTACTTTCTCTTATTTCAACCACCTGACGGAATCTACTATTTAAGAAGTACACCTGAAGATTGAAAGACCAACGTTTCATATCGTCATAAAAACTATCCAAATATGGATTGTCGTCAACGCTTTCATAATAAGGTTTCCACTTCATCTGCTTGGCCAACAATCTGGTGAGTGTTGTTTTTCCTGAACCAATATTTCCTGCAATAGCTA
It encodes the following:
- a CDS encoding deoxynucleoside kinase; translation: MHLAIAGNIGSGKTTLTRLLAKQMKWKPYYESVDDNPYLDSFYDDMKRWSFNLQVYFLNSRFRQVVEIRESNKTIIQDRTIYEDAYIFAPNLHQMNLMTTRDFDNYISLFELMSSFIEAPDLLIYLRASVSTLVSQIASRGRDYEESIRIDYLKKLNERYEEWITNYTHGKLLIIDVDNIDFANNPEDLGMIIEKISGEIHGLF
- the kdsB gene encoding 3-deoxy-manno-octulosonate cytidylyltransferase, translating into MKILGVIPARYASTRFPGKPLALIYGKSMIRRVYEQAASCKALNKVIVATDDQRIFEHVKSWGGEVMMTAENHQSGTDRCNEVLSHQEDNFDVVVNIQGDEPYIEPSQIEKVTESFANRETQISSLAKKIEDIGELFNANSVKVVIGENQKALYFSRAAIPFLRGVEKEEYLDFYEFYKHIGLYAYRTETLKEICKLPQAPLEIAESLEQLRWLSAGYEISMNLTDIEGLSVDTPEDLSKLTNKS